Within Deinococcus aerius, the genomic segment GAACTGGATCACCGCGTCGGGCCTGTGGGCCTCCAGCGCCGCCTTCACGCTCGCCGCGTCGAGCAGGTCCGCCTGCACCAGCGGCACCCCCTCCGGCAGCGCCTGGGCATGCCCGCTCGACAGGTTGTCGAACACCACCACCTCGTGCCCCGCCGCGCGCAGTTGCCGCACCGTGTGCGACCCGATGTACCCCGCTCCTCCCACCACCATCAGCCTCATGGGGCACAGGGTAAAGGATGGCGGCGGCCCGGGGCTTTTCCCGGACCTTCAGGCTTGGGCGGTCGTTCCACGCACGACGAGCCGGGTGGGAAGCCGGACGCTCTCGGGCGTCTCCCCGCGCAGCAGGGCGAGCATCGCGCGGCCCGCGTGGGTTCCCTTGTCCTCGGTGGGCTGGTGGACCGTGGTGAGCCCCAGGGCGGCGCTGCTGGGAATGTCGTCGTAGCCCACCACACTCAGGTCTCCGGGCACGCTCCGGCCCAGATCGGCGGCGGCCCGCAGCGCCCCCTGTGCGAGCACGTCGCTCATGCACAGCAGGGCCGTCACGCCGGGGTGGGCGGCGAGCAGCCCCCGGGTGAGGTGGGCGCCGGACTCGGGGGAGTTGTCGGGGCTCTCGCACAGGTGCAGACCTGCCGCGCCCTCCAGACCCCGCCGGTACCCCTCCAGCCGGGCGCGGATGTGAGCATTGGGCGTCCCCTCTCCTCCCAGTGGCAGGGCGAGGACCCCGACCTCCCGGTGCCCCAGGTCCCGGAGGTGCCGGGCGGCGGCGTGGGCGCCCTCCTCGTCCTCGATGCCGACGAGGGGCAGCCCCTCCTGCGGCGCCTGGTCCACGAGGACGGCGGGCAGGGCGCGGGCACGGGCGGCGGCCAGGGCGGGGCTCGCGCCCGTGGTCGCGTACAGGATCACGCCGTCCACGCTGGCCGCCGTGACCGGGCTGGGTTCCGCTTCCCCGGCCCCAGCGAGCAGCAGCAGGTTCAGCCCCTCCTCCTGCACCGCCCGCGCCACTCCCCCCAGGAAGAGGCTGGCGGCGGGATCGGCGAAGGCGCTCTGGAGGGGGCTGTCGTACACCACCCCGATCACCCCGCTGCGGCCCCGCCTGAGGCTGCGGGCGAGGGGGTCGGGGCCGCTGTAGCCCAGTTCCCGGGCCGCCTTGAGCACACGGGCCCTCAGATCGGGGGACAGTTGGTCCGGCCGGTTGTAGGCGTTGCTGACGGTGGCGGGCGACACGCCGAGCCGGGCCGCCACGTCGCGCAGGGTCACGCGGCGAGGGGGCACCTTGGCAGGGGGCATGGCGGAATGCTAGCGTATGGATACGGCGTCTGAATCGATTCAGAGCACAGCCATAAACTCGCTCCCGGAGTGCCCATGACGGACCTGCCCCTCCTTCCCACCGCTTCCATTTCCCCCGCCCGCAGCGAGACCGCGCGCCGTGCGGTGGATGCCATCTTCCTGGTGAACGGGATTCTCTACGCCACCTGGGCGGTGAATATCCCG encodes:
- a CDS encoding LacI family DNA-binding transcriptional regulator, with translation MPPAKVPPRRVTLRDVAARLGVSPATVSNAYNRPDQLSPDLRARVLKAARELGYSGPDPLARSLRRGRSGVIGVVYDSPLQSAFADPAASLFLGGVARAVQEEGLNLLLLAGAGEAEPSPVTAASVDGVILYATTGASPALAAARARALPAVLVDQAPQEGLPLVGIEDEEGAHAAARHLRDLGHREVGVLALPLGGEGTPNAHIRARLEGYRRGLEGAAGLHLCESPDNSPESGAHLTRGLLAAHPGVTALLCMSDVLAQGALRAAADLGRSVPGDLSVVGYDDIPSSAALGLTTVHQPTEDKGTHAGRAMLALLRGETPESVRLPTRLVVRGTTAQA